Proteins from a genomic interval of Acidobacteriota bacterium:
- a CDS encoding glycosyl hydrolase — translation MPRQSTRRNFLKFSAVGLTATAAAARNPFKGGAATSAPPTGELSMWVTNQNLRCTRAPDISWKTSSGGFAENVITIDPKKQFQTVLGFGAAFTDAACYMFNQLSTRVRALLFHEMFHPSELGLNVCRTCMGASDYSTSVYSYDEGEADPTLERFSIAHDREYILPILREARSANPELFLFSSPWSPPGWMKSGGSMLGGSMRRRYLPAYAQYFVKFLQAYAAEGVPVQAVTPQNEVDTDQDGRMPACIWPQEYEIEFVQHLGPLLEQNQLNTKIWMLDHNYNLWGRAICELDNPAVRKYSNAIAWHGYVGGAEMMSKVQTAYPDAAMHWTEGGPDYTSPNYLTDWASWGKTFAAVLRNGCRSITAWNLALDEKGRPNLGPFPCGGVVTIDSQSKEITRSGQYWAFAHFSRFIRRDAKRFDSQSTGRDVSHIGVENPGGRRVLVLSNTGADQTVTVQMDTMQAAISVARDSVTTLVWD, via the coding sequence ATGCCACGCCAATCTACTCGAAGAAACTTTCTGAAGTTTTCGGCCGTTGGCCTGACCGCAACCGCTGCGGCCGCCCGAAATCCGTTTAAAGGAGGCGCAGCCACGAGCGCACCTCCAACCGGCGAGTTGTCGATGTGGGTAACCAATCAAAATCTGCGTTGCACGCGTGCGCCGGACATTTCGTGGAAGACATCTTCCGGCGGTTTCGCGGAGAACGTGATCACGATTGATCCGAAGAAACAGTTTCAGACCGTGCTCGGCTTTGGCGCGGCGTTCACGGACGCCGCCTGTTACATGTTCAACCAGCTCTCCACTCGTGTGCGCGCGCTGTTGTTCCACGAAATGTTCCACCCTTCCGAGTTGGGACTGAATGTCTGCCGCACCTGTATGGGAGCGAGCGACTACTCCACCAGCGTGTATAGCTACGACGAAGGAGAGGCCGATCCGACGCTGGAGCGCTTTTCGATCGCACACGATCGCGAATATATTCTGCCGATTTTGCGGGAGGCGCGAAGCGCCAACCCGGAATTGTTCCTGTTCTCGTCCCCGTGGAGTCCGCCGGGATGGATGAAATCAGGCGGCTCGATGTTGGGCGGTTCGATGCGGCGGCGTTACCTGCCGGCGTACGCGCAATACTTCGTCAAGTTTCTGCAAGCGTATGCGGCTGAGGGCGTCCCGGTGCAAGCAGTCACTCCGCAGAATGAAGTCGACACCGACCAGGACGGTCGAATGCCCGCGTGCATCTGGCCGCAGGAATATGAAATCGAATTTGTTCAGCATCTGGGACCGCTGCTCGAACAGAACCAACTGAACACAAAGATCTGGATGCTCGACCACAACTACAACCTATGGGGCCGGGCCATCTGTGAACTCGACAACCCGGCAGTACGCAAGTATTCGAACGCGATTGCATGGCACGGCTATGTTGGCGGCGCCGAGATGATGAGCAAGGTCCAGACGGCGTATCCGGATGCGGCAATGCATTGGACCGAGGGTGGCCCTGACTACACTAGTCCCAACTATCTGACGGACTGGGCGTCATGGGGCAAGACATTTGCTGCAGTACTTCGCAATGGCTGCCGGTCGATTACCGCCTGGAACCTTGCGCTCGACGAGAAAGGCCGTCCGAATCTGGGACCGTTTCCGTGCGGTGGAGTCGTAACCATTGATTCGCAAAGCAAGGAAATTACGCGCAGCGGACAATATTGGGCGTTCGCACATTTTTCACGGTTTATTCGCCGCGACGCGAAGCGATTCGATTCGCAAAGCACTGGCCGAGATGTAAGTCATATTGGAGTAGAGAATCCCGGCGGCCGGCGTGTCTTGGTTCTTTCGAATACTGGGGCCGACCAGACAGTGACGGTGCAGATGGATACCATGCAGGCGGCGATCAGCGTTGCCAGGGATTCCGTGACCACGCTGGTGTGGGATTGA
- a CDS encoding ABC transporter ATP-binding protein, producing MPKSLRPLVPYLTRYRRGLMLGGICVLFNNGVWILFPQVLRRAVNGLNAGVTPKKLATYALMVIGVALVKGIFQFLTRWVVIGISRDIEFDLRNDLFAHLERLSYSYYQRNRTGDIMAKATNDLNAVRNLLGPAIMYSANTIVFTAGALAFMLAISPKLTLYAFLPLPVASIVIQYFGRRIHERFERIQAMFSDISARAQENFSGARVIRAYVQEDAEIANFEAANQEYIRRSLGLARLMGMLWPTLELMLGIAAVTVLWMGGRLVIQGRMNVGDFVAFTTYMAQLTWPVIALGWVINIFQRGTASLVRINEIFLEKPEIADNSELSPVAPESQLTKATESSGNGQPHEELRGEVEFCNLNFGYNGVSVLRNVNLRIPAGSSLAIVGPTGSGKTTLVSLIARIYDAESGAVLIDGRPIREFPLETLRRNIGFVPQETFLFSLTIRENIALGRGEASLDEIKSAAEAANIAQDIESFPESYNTTVGERGITLSGGQKQRTAIARALLRGPRILVLDDALSSVDTHTEDKILNHLREIMRGRTTIFISHRVSTVRNADRIAVLHEGSIVELGTHDELIALNGYYTDLYNKQLLEEELAEV from the coding sequence GTGCCAAAGAGTTTACGCCCGCTCGTCCCCTATCTAACGCGCTACCGTCGCGGCCTGATGCTGGGCGGAATTTGCGTCCTCTTCAATAACGGCGTCTGGATTCTCTTTCCACAAGTGCTGCGCAGGGCCGTGAATGGCCTGAACGCCGGAGTCACACCCAAGAAGCTAGCAACCTACGCCTTAATGGTGATCGGCGTCGCGCTCGTAAAGGGTATCTTCCAATTTCTGACTCGCTGGGTGGTCATCGGCATCTCGCGCGACATTGAATTTGATCTACGCAATGACCTCTTCGCGCACCTCGAGCGCCTCTCGTACTCCTACTACCAGCGCAATCGCACGGGCGACATCATGGCCAAGGCGACGAACGATCTGAACGCCGTCCGCAACCTGCTTGGTCCGGCGATCATGTATTCGGCCAATACCATTGTCTTTACCGCCGGAGCACTGGCCTTCATGCTGGCGATCAGCCCGAAGCTGACGCTCTACGCATTTCTGCCCCTGCCCGTTGCCAGCATCGTCATCCAATATTTTGGACGCCGCATCCACGAGCGGTTCGAACGAATTCAAGCAATGTTTTCGGACATTTCGGCCCGAGCGCAGGAGAATTTTTCTGGCGCCCGCGTGATCCGTGCGTACGTGCAGGAAGACGCTGAGATAGCCAACTTCGAGGCTGCCAACCAGGAATACATCCGCCGCAGCCTGGGACTGGCCAGATTGATGGGGATGCTCTGGCCGACGCTCGAACTCATGCTCGGGATTGCAGCCGTCACTGTTCTCTGGATGGGCGGACGCCTAGTCATCCAGGGTCGCATGAACGTCGGAGACTTCGTCGCCTTCACGACCTACATGGCGCAACTGACGTGGCCCGTAATCGCGCTCGGCTGGGTCATTAATATTTTCCAGCGTGGTACCGCCTCACTCGTTCGCATCAACGAAATATTTCTGGAGAAGCCGGAGATCGCTGACAATTCTGAGTTGTCTCCCGTCGCTCCCGAATCGCAACTCACCAAGGCCACGGAGAGTTCTGGGAACGGTCAGCCCCACGAAGAGCTGCGCGGCGAAGTTGAATTCTGCAATCTGAATTTCGGATACAACGGAGTTTCCGTTCTGCGGAACGTGAACCTCCGCATTCCCGCTGGCTCAAGTCTTGCGATTGTAGGACCGACTGGAAGCGGCAAGACGACTCTGGTCAGCCTGATCGCGCGCATCTACGACGCGGAATCTGGTGCAGTGCTGATCGATGGCCGCCCCATTCGTGAGTTCCCTCTCGAAACTTTACGGCGCAATATCGGATTTGTTCCCCAGGAAACGTTCCTGTTCAGCCTGACCATTCGCGAGAACATCGCGCTCGGCCGGGGCGAGGCTAGCCTGGATGAAATCAAATCCGCCGCCGAAGCCGCGAACATCGCACAGGATATTGAGAGCTTTCCCGAAAGTTACAACACTACCGTCGGCGAGCGCGGGATTACACTTTCCGGCGGTCAGAAGCAGCGCACTGCCATCGCCCGGGCTCTACTACGCGGCCCACGCATTCTGGTACTGGACGATGCTCTTTCCAGTGTTGACACCCACACTGAAGACAAGATCCTCAATCATTTGCGCGAGATTATGCGCGGACGCACGACCATTTTTATTTCTCATCGCGTCTCCACCGTTCGCAATGCCGATCGGATCGCCGTCCTCCACGAAGGCAGCATCGTTGAACTTGGCACCCATGACGAACTGATTGCTCTCAACGGGTATTACACGGACCTCTACAACAAACAGTTGCTGGAAGAAGAACTGGCGGAAGTTTAG
- a CDS encoding Spy/CpxP family protein refolding chaperone produces MKVNRTRFFAAGTALVVVLAVAAALAQGMHHHGGSMGDFGFGDHMFNYLSDALDLTQAQQDQAKAIREKDKATVQPLMKQLMQAHKDMSALEDSGTFDEAKVRALAAQNTPILTELFVQKARTHAELMQILTPEQKTKLAQLKAKHQSRMSEHMQNHDQE; encoded by the coding sequence ATGAAAGTAAATCGTACTCGGTTTTTCGCAGCCGGAACCGCCTTGGTAGTCGTACTGGCAGTAGCCGCCGCGCTGGCGCAGGGCATGCATCACCACGGTGGATCGATGGGTGATTTCGGATTTGGCGACCACATGTTCAACTATCTTTCCGACGCCCTCGACCTGACCCAGGCTCAACAAGACCAGGCCAAGGCCATCAGGGAAAAGGATAAGGCCACGGTCCAGCCGCTCATGAAGCAGCTCATGCAAGCCCACAAGGACATGAGCGCCCTGGAAGACAGCGGCACGTTTGACGAAGCCAAAGTCCGCGCACTCGCGGCGCAGAACACTCCGATATTGACGGAACTGTTCGTCCAGAAGGCTCGCACCCACGCGGAACTCATGCAGATCCTAACGCCCGAGCAGAAAACAAAGCTGGCCCAGCTCAAGGCGAAACATCAATCGCGCATGAGCGAACATATGCAGAATCACGACCAAGAGTAA
- a CDS encoding response regulator transcription factor, producing the protein MDCVLVVDDDIELCGLVQEYLTSEGFTSEAVHDGEQGLQRGLSGEYALVVLDVMLPGINGFEVLRRLRSVSKIPVLLLTARGEDVDRIVGLEIGADDYLPKPFNPRELVARIRAILRRAKPSKAADAAPEILAVGDVELDPATRNVYRAGAPVDLTSVEFNLLEVLLREAGRVVTRERLVNAVLSRKFMPFDRSIDMHVSKVRRKLGDSEENGDHIKTIRGVGYMFARPGARAQK; encoded by the coding sequence ATGGATTGTGTACTCGTGGTAGACGATGACATCGAGCTGTGTGGCTTGGTGCAGGAATACCTGACCTCGGAAGGATTCACGTCGGAGGCTGTCCACGACGGGGAACAGGGCTTGCAGCGAGGGCTCTCGGGAGAATATGCCCTTGTCGTGCTCGATGTGATGTTGCCGGGGATCAATGGCTTTGAAGTGCTGCGCCGCCTGCGCAGCGTGTCGAAGATTCCCGTCCTGCTGCTCACCGCGCGGGGAGAAGACGTCGACCGCATCGTCGGCTTGGAGATCGGAGCCGATGACTACCTTCCTAAACCGTTCAATCCGCGCGAACTGGTGGCACGCATTCGAGCGATTCTAAGGCGAGCCAAACCGAGCAAGGCTGCTGACGCCGCTCCTGAGATTCTCGCCGTCGGCGATGTGGAATTGGATCCTGCAACGCGCAACGTCTACCGCGCCGGTGCTCCGGTGGACCTGACTTCCGTCGAATTCAATTTGCTCGAAGTCCTGTTGCGGGAGGCGGGACGAGTCGTGACTCGCGAGCGGCTGGTTAACGCTGTTCTGAGCCGGAAGTTCATGCCATTCGATCGCAGCATCGATATGCACGTCAGCAAAGTGCGGCGGAAACTCGGCGACTCGGAGGAGAACGGCGACCATATCAAGACGATCCGCGGCGTCGGGTATATGTTCGCGAGGCCGGGAGCGAGGGCGCAGAAGTGA
- a CDS encoding HAMP domain-containing protein yields the protein MRSLFLRIFLSFWAAVVLFLLLALIVIRATTPAREPGVELAKALAEAVNAFRSGGEHAAGQYLEDLQHAQHIRAYVYDPSGREITGRLAPPWIEEMRRTGQHRHHSWMEAMMAPRLSRQSLTIDGQPYMIVVEVFTGSTVFFGPHEIPGLGLTILVISSGLVCFLLARSLTNPVTRLRSAAQRLAAGDLTARTGAPKGGRRDELAQLMRDFDRMAERIEALMDAQSRLLKDVSHELRSPLARLSVALGLARQKAAPEAETALNRIELEADRLNQLIQRLLTISRLETGSNGILKKRLSLRELCEAIAHDAEYEGQGRRCCVVAEPTDEYWVEAAPDLLRSAIENVVRNAVRYTAAGTTVEVHLERRIGDQGEEIAIRVLDSGPGVPEESLQQIFQPFYRIDDARNRQTGGAGLGLSIADRAIRLHGGRVRASNRVEGGLEVEIRIPAAPAFALPAHS from the coding sequence GTGAGAAGCCTGTTCCTGCGAATATTTCTTTCGTTCTGGGCGGCGGTCGTGCTGTTCCTTCTGCTGGCATTGATCGTGATTCGCGCCACAACCCCCGCGCGTGAACCGGGCGTCGAGCTGGCCAAGGCGCTCGCGGAAGCGGTCAACGCTTTTCGCAGTGGCGGGGAGCACGCGGCGGGCCAATACCTCGAAGACTTACAGCATGCGCAACACATCCGGGCCTATGTCTACGATCCATCCGGTCGTGAGATCACCGGCCGCCTGGCGCCGCCCTGGATAGAAGAGATGCGGCGCACCGGGCAGCACCGTCATCATTCCTGGATGGAGGCCATGATGGCGCCGCGGCTGTCCCGCCAGTCCCTGACCATCGACGGCCAGCCCTACATGATCGTTGTGGAAGTGTTTACCGGGTCCACTGTTTTTTTTGGGCCCCATGAAATCCCTGGCCTCGGCCTCACCATCCTTGTGATCTCTTCGGGCCTGGTGTGTTTTCTACTGGCCCGGTCGCTCACCAATCCGGTGACGCGATTGCGCAGTGCGGCGCAGCGGCTGGCGGCGGGTGACCTGACGGCTCGCACGGGAGCTCCCAAGGGCGGACGGCGCGACGAACTCGCACAACTCATGCGCGATTTCGACCGCATGGCGGAACGGATTGAAGCTTTGATGGACGCGCAGTCGCGGCTCCTCAAAGATGTCTCTCACGAGCTGCGGTCTCCGCTGGCGAGGCTCAGTGTCGCGCTCGGGCTGGCGCGCCAGAAGGCGGCTCCGGAAGCCGAGACTGCGCTGAATCGTATCGAGCTGGAAGCCGATCGCCTCAACCAGTTAATCCAACGGCTGTTGACAATTTCGCGGCTGGAAACCGGCTCCAACGGAATCCTGAAGAAGCGCCTCTCGTTGCGAGAACTGTGCGAGGCGATTGCCCACGATGCGGAATACGAAGGACAGGGACGCAGGTGTTGCGTCGTCGCGGAACCGACCGACGAATATTGGGTCGAAGCGGCTCCGGATTTGTTGCGCAGCGCGATCGAAAATGTGGTGCGCAATGCAGTCCGCTATACGGCGGCAGGTACCACCGTCGAAGTCCACTTGGAGCGGCGAATTGGGGATCAGGGCGAAGAAATTGCGATTCGCGTCCTCGATTCCGGTCCGGGCGTACCCGAGGAGTCTCTGCAACAGATATTTCAGCCTTTTTACCGCATCGACGATGCCCGCAATCGCCAAACAGGCGGCGCTGGATTAGGATTATCCATAGCCGACAGGGCAATTCGGTTACACGGCGGCCGGGTGCGTGCATCCAACCGTGTTGAGGGTGGTTTAGAGGTCGAAATCCGGATTCCAGCGGCTCCGGCGTTTGCTCTTCCCGCCCATTCCTGA
- a CDS encoding beta-propeller fold lactonase family protein has translation MFQLNASIAVMAGGRTPADGKRLGEQMSKKISGCLTLLAFLGLTIFLVNCGSSSSRPAGLLYVLSQGENNVESYAIDLGNGKLSLTNKKAESDTAPSSILLDPSGKAAFVLNAGDKSNPSSLTSYTLNDDGSLSAPTPTALTVQHAVAMARDAAGTFLVVVSQGAIPLPPGSSPCPHPEPNTECPALTVFSIQSGSATLSQVGDPFSLDFVPTSVTTSVAGTYNNPKGGTVAGTLVHVTGNQDLVGTSDNTISEFAVQSSGAVVGPLFGSPYTTASAPTSVLAVKTTPTGGAGGLFVYVTNVTTNNVTVYQVCTVADGTNCTTDDIQNGKMISGGAGISVGLDPIAMTADPTNQFLYVVNHTSSSVSGFRINPTTGALSALNPSTVSTGSGPVGIAMHSSGKFLFVSNNSSSNVSAFNADITSGALSNAVTVTSSAQPAGLVTK, from the coding sequence ATGTTTCAGCTCAATGCTTCAATCGCCGTGATGGCAGGCGGGCGAACGCCTGCGGACGGGAAGCGGCTGGGAGAACAGATGTCGAAGAAAATATCCGGATGTCTTACGTTGTTGGCCTTCCTTGGCCTCACCATATTTCTTGTGAACTGCGGCAGTTCGTCCTCGCGGCCGGCAGGCCTGCTATACGTGCTCAGCCAGGGCGAGAATAACGTTGAGTCCTACGCGATCGACCTGGGCAACGGTAAGTTATCGCTCACGAACAAGAAGGCTGAATCCGACACCGCCCCATCCAGCATCCTTCTCGATCCGAGCGGCAAGGCTGCGTTTGTACTCAATGCCGGAGACAAATCAAACCCGAGCTCTCTCACGAGCTATACGCTTAACGACGATGGTAGCCTAAGCGCGCCGACCCCCACTGCGCTTACGGTTCAGCATGCGGTGGCCATGGCGCGCGACGCAGCCGGGACATTCTTGGTGGTGGTGAGCCAGGGAGCGATACCCTTACCGCCGGGCAGTTCGCCTTGCCCACACCCCGAACCAAACACCGAATGTCCCGCGTTAACAGTATTTTCAATACAATCCGGCTCCGCAACTTTGAGCCAGGTCGGCGATCCGTTTTCACTCGATTTCGTCCCAACGTCAGTAACGACTTCAGTCGCTGGAACCTACAACAATCCGAAGGGCGGCACAGTTGCGGGAACGCTGGTCCACGTTACCGGGAACCAAGATCTGGTGGGCACGAGCGACAACACGATTTCGGAATTTGCGGTACAAAGTTCCGGTGCGGTGGTTGGTCCGCTGTTCGGATCGCCCTACACGACCGCATCGGCTCCTACTTCGGTGCTTGCCGTGAAGACCACACCCACCGGCGGGGCGGGCGGCCTTTTCGTTTATGTCACCAATGTCACGACCAACAACGTGACCGTATATCAAGTTTGTACGGTGGCGGATGGAACGAATTGCACCACGGACGATATTCAGAATGGCAAGATGATCTCGGGAGGAGCGGGAATTTCGGTGGGTCTGGATCCGATTGCGATGACCGCCGATCCGACCAATCAGTTTCTCTACGTGGTGAACCACACTTCGAGTTCGGTCTCGGGGTTTCGGATTAATCCGACGACCGGCGCACTCAGCGCTTTGAATCCGTCGACCGTGTCGACGGGATCAGGTCCGGTTGGGATCGCGATGCACTCCAGCGGGAAGTTTCTCTTTGTATCGAATAACTCCTCGAGCAATGTGTCCGCTTTTAACGCTGACATTACCAGCGGGGCCTTAAGCAATGCGGTCACCGTAACGAGTTCCGCGCAGCCGGCCGGATTGGTGACCAAGTAA
- a CDS encoding LptF/LptG family permease, with amino-acid sequence MRILTRYILGEVVSHALIGAAVFTFVLFTRDLGRILELVVRNSAPLPSVAQVFFFTVPVALTYTIPMGVLVGILIGLSRLAADSEITAMRASGIGVWTFLRVILIFVIGAWMLALGNSVYLAPRSLAALGDLQAKLKTSQASFEIQPRVFYEGFAKHVLYVQDVKAASGAAIWKGVFLADLSQPSAPRITLAREGILSSQGPDTLDLHLVDGSTHETDPKNPDQYQISTFATTDIPIQIPAAQNGQAPEPPTLGEMGVAELLEKSHSPDPMAQRWALLEYHRRLSLPTACLVLALVGIPLGLSSKRGGKSTGFVLTILLVFAYYSISLIGVSLARQGRVPPGVGAWMADIVFLVTGLFLLWRSERRPIDLSVFRSWFKMWKRKPSGQSAGPALSIQNESTADRLSRRWRLFNLHFPTILDDYVLRDFAVYLGLIVSSFMMLLLVFTLFELLGDILRNQVSPLTVGEYLLNVVPYFLYNTTPLCMLLAVLVTFGLLQRSNEITAIKATGISLYRIIVPVLIAATLVSGILFLSDQIYLPYTNKRQDALRNLIKGKPAQTYLRPDRKWIFGENSTIYYYQFFDPDRDVFGSLSVFQFDPHTFQITHRVTAERAHWSESMSRWLYEQGWERALNGSSIQDYRKFDVATFPVFAETPGYFKKEIKQSSEMSYDELRRYIHDLEQSGFDVVRLRVQLQKKLAYPLITLVMAVIAIPFALNAGKRGALAGVATAIGIGVVYWTVSGLFEAMGNLSQLPPGVAAWSPDLVFAFVGGYLILRIPT; translated from the coding sequence ATGCGCATCCTTACCCGCTACATCCTGGGCGAAGTCGTCTCCCACGCGCTGATCGGCGCGGCAGTTTTTACGTTCGTGCTTTTCACGCGCGACCTTGGACGCATTCTCGAACTCGTAGTCCGCAACAGTGCTCCGCTGCCCAGCGTTGCCCAAGTATTCTTCTTCACCGTTCCCGTAGCCCTTACCTACACCATTCCGATGGGAGTGCTGGTCGGCATCTTGATTGGACTCAGCCGCCTGGCAGCAGACAGCGAAATCACCGCGATGCGCGCCAGCGGCATCGGCGTGTGGACATTCCTGCGCGTGATCCTGATCTTCGTCATCGGCGCGTGGATGCTGGCCCTTGGCAACAGCGTTTATCTGGCACCTCGATCTCTCGCTGCGTTGGGAGATTTGCAAGCCAAGCTCAAAACCTCGCAAGCATCATTTGAAATTCAGCCACGCGTTTTCTATGAGGGATTCGCTAAGCACGTTCTCTACGTCCAGGATGTCAAAGCCGCTTCGGGTGCCGCCATCTGGAAGGGCGTGTTTCTTGCCGATTTAAGTCAGCCCTCTGCGCCCCGTATCACGCTTGCGCGTGAGGGGATTCTGTCCAGCCAGGGGCCAGACACGCTCGACCTGCATCTCGTTGACGGCTCGACCCACGAGACTGATCCCAAAAATCCGGACCAATACCAGATCTCAACGTTCGCGACCACGGACATCCCGATTCAGATTCCAGCCGCGCAGAATGGACAAGCACCCGAACCGCCGACGCTCGGCGAAATGGGAGTCGCGGAATTGCTCGAGAAGTCTCACAGTCCCGATCCGATGGCACAACGCTGGGCATTGCTCGAATATCATCGCCGGCTTTCACTGCCCACCGCGTGCCTGGTACTGGCGCTGGTTGGGATTCCACTTGGACTCTCATCCAAGCGCGGCGGAAAATCTACCGGCTTTGTTCTGACGATCCTGCTGGTATTTGCCTACTATTCGATTTCGCTGATCGGAGTTTCGCTGGCGCGGCAGGGGCGGGTTCCTCCCGGCGTCGGCGCATGGATGGCCGATATTGTCTTCCTTGTCACTGGACTCTTTCTGCTCTGGCGATCCGAGCGCCGCCCGATTGATCTTTCGGTCTTCCGGTCCTGGTTCAAAATGTGGAAGCGAAAACCTTCCGGGCAGAGCGCGGGACCTGCACTCTCCATCCAGAACGAAAGTACCGCCGATCGCCTGTCACGCCGCTGGCGATTGTTCAACCTGCACTTTCCGACGATCCTCGACGACTACGTGCTCCGGGATTTCGCAGTCTATCTGGGACTGATTGTCTCTTCGTTCATGATGTTGTTGCTCGTGTTCACCCTGTTTGAACTTTTGGGAGACATCCTCCGCAACCAGGTTTCTCCTTTGACGGTCGGTGAGTACCTGCTGAATGTCGTGCCGTACTTCCTCTACAACACGACGCCGTTGTGCATGCTGCTCGCCGTGCTGGTCACCTTCGGACTGCTGCAGCGCTCGAACGAGATCACCGCGATCAAGGCCACCGGCATCAGCCTGTATCGAATCATTGTTCCGGTCCTGATTGCGGCCACGCTGGTCTCAGGAATTCTTTTTCTTTCCGATCAGATTTATCTTCCCTACACCAACAAACGCCAGGACGCCCTTCGCAACCTGATTAAAGGCAAACCAGCCCAGACTTACTTGCGGCCCGATCGCAAGTGGATCTTTGGCGAGAACTCGACGATTTACTACTACCAGTTCTTCGATCCTGATCGGGACGTCTTTGGCAGTTTGTCGGTTTTTCAATTCGATCCGCACACTTTCCAGATCACCCATCGCGTGACGGCAGAACGGGCACACTGGTCCGAGAGCATGTCCCGCTGGCTCTACGAACAGGGATGGGAACGCGCACTCAACGGGTCGAGTATTCAGGACTACCGCAAGTTCGATGTGGCGACGTTCCCGGTGTTTGCCGAAACGCCGGGATACTTCAAGAAGGAAATCAAGCAGTCGTCGGAAATGAGTTATGACGAATTGCGCCGTTACATCCACGACCTGGAACAGAGCGGCTTTGACGTCGTGCGCCTGCGCGTACAGTTGCAGAAGAAACTTGCCTACCCTCTGATCACACTGGTGATGGCCGTGATCGCCATTCCCTTCGCGCTCAATGCGGGAAAGCGAGGCGCCCTTGCCGGTGTCGCCACGGCGATTGGCATCGGAGTCGTCTACTGGACGGTGTCAGGCCTGTTCGAAGCGATGGGTAATCTGAGCCAGCTTCCACCGGGAGTTGCGGCATGGTCACCGGACCTGGTCTTCGCCTTTGTCGGAGGCTATTTGATCCTCCGAATTCCCACTTAA